From the genome of Hymenobacter cellulosilyticus, one region includes:
- a CDS encoding DUF2905 family protein has product MRIERPGFRLYSPLVSMLLVSLLFSLIMWLVRRLGT; this is encoded by the coding sequence ATCCGCATCGAGCGGCCCGGCTTCCGGCTGTATTCCCCGCTGGTGTCGATGCTGCTGGTGAGCCTGCTCTTTAGCCTGATTATGTGGCTGGTGCGGCGGCTGGGCACTTAG